The following are encoded in a window of Ruminiclostridium herbifermentans genomic DNA:
- the scfB gene encoding thioether cross-link-forming SCIFF peptide maturase: protein MIHKYIMHGTNIVMDINSGAVHVFDAAAYDVVDLYKTKTKEQVIEALSQKYDGQAVSDAYDEIAQLEADGLLFSEDVYLDAINNWERKPVVKALCLHICHDCNLRCKYCFASTGSFGGHRTMMDVETGKKAIDFLIEKSAGRRNLEVDFFGGEPLMNFEVVKQIVEYARIREKETNKNFRFTITTNAVLLNEDNKEFINKNMHNVVLSIDGRKEVNDNMRPRVDGSGTYESILPKLKDMAESRNQDNYYVRGTFTRENLDFSKDVLHLADLGFKQISVEPVVAAKDSGLDIREEDLDKLFTEYESLAMEYINRDKNKEGFNFFHFMIDLSQGPCILKRLGGCGSGHEYLAVTPEGDLYPCHQFVGDEKFKMGNVHCGEFNSDFQMNFQKSNVYTKKECSECWAKFYCSGGCAANAYQFNNDINVPYKIGCELEKKRVECAIWIKTQE, encoded by the coding sequence ATGATTCACAAGTACATAATGCATGGTACAAACATAGTTATGGACATAAACAGTGGAGCAGTTCATGTTTTTGATGCTGCTGCTTATGATGTTGTTGATTTATACAAAACCAAAACTAAAGAGCAGGTAATTGAAGCTTTATCTCAGAAGTATGATGGACAAGCTGTATCAGATGCTTATGATGAAATTGCTCAATTAGAAGCAGATGGGTTGCTTTTTAGTGAGGATGTATATTTAGATGCTATAAATAATTGGGAAAGAAAGCCTGTTGTAAAAGCCCTTTGCTTACATATCTGCCACGACTGCAATCTTAGGTGCAAGTATTGCTTTGCATCTACTGGTAGCTTTGGTGGTCACAGAACAATGATGGATGTTGAGACGGGTAAAAAAGCTATTGATTTTCTTATTGAAAAATCAGCAGGAAGGAGAAATTTAGAGGTTGATTTTTTTGGTGGTGAACCACTGATGAATTTTGAGGTTGTTAAGCAGATTGTTGAATATGCTCGAATCAGAGAAAAAGAAACAAATAAGAATTTCAGATTCACAATTACTACAAATGCTGTTTTGCTAAATGAAGACAACAAAGAGTTTATAAATAAGAATATGCACAATGTTGTCCTTAGTATTGATGGCCGCAAAGAAGTAAATGACAATATGAGACCTAGAGTAGATGGCTCTGGAACTTATGAAAGTATTCTTCCTAAATTAAAAGACATGGCAGAATCGAGAAATCAGGATAACTATTATGTAAGAGGTACTTTTACAAGAGAAAACCTTGATTTTTCTAAGGATGTTTTACATTTGGCAGATTTGGGCTTCAAGCAAATATCGGTTGAACCTGTTGTAGCTGCTAAGGATTCAGGACTTGACATTCGTGAAGAAGATTTAGATAAGCTCTTTACTGAATATGAGTCTCTTGCTATGGAATACATAAATAGAGATAAAAATAAAGAAGGCTTCAATTTCTTCCATTTTATGATTGATTTAAGTCAGGGCCCTTGTATTTTAAAGAGACTAGGAGGATGCGGTTCAGGACATGAATATCTGGCTGTTACTCCTGAAGGGGACTTGTATCCATGTCATCAATTTGTTGGTGATGAGAAGTTTAAAATGGGCAATGTTCATTGTGGTGAGTTTAATTCTGATTTTCAAATGAACTTTCAAAAGTCTAATGTATATACAAAGAAGGAGTGTTCTGAGTGCTGGGCAAAGTTTTATTGCAGCGGAGGATGTGCTGCTAATGCATATCAGTTCAACAATGATATTAATGTTCCATACAAAATAGGCTGTGAGTTGGAGAAAAAGAGAGTTGAATGTGCAATTTGGATTAAAACTCAAGAATAA
- the scfA gene encoding six-cysteine ranthipeptide SCIFF, translating to MKHIKTINTATLKNSLTNGGCGECQTSCQSACKTSCTVANQSCEKK from the coding sequence ATGAAGCATATAAAGACAATTAATACTGCTACTTTGAAAAACAGCCTTACAAACGGCGGATGCGGTGAATGTCAAACTTCATGTCAGTCAGCTTGCAAGACATCTTGTACAGTTGCAAATCAAAGCTGCGAAAAGAAATAA
- a CDS encoding TIGR04086 family membrane protein: MVGQTTGLKKSLDEHVNIIRVVKGLIFSFLITLPCFFIFALFLTYTDFPEKYTSMAVLITTVISVLVASAYSTKNVKHKGWMNGCFVGLLYVTILYVASSIVDKNFMLNFSGILTFFIGAIVGCLGGILGINMR, encoded by the coding sequence ATGGTTGGACAGACAACAGGATTAAAAAAGTCACTTGATGAGCATGTGAATATAATAAGGGTTGTAAAAGGTTTAATTTTTTCCTTTCTTATAACATTGCCTTGCTTTTTTATTTTCGCATTGTTTTTGACTTATACAGATTTCCCTGAAAAATATACTTCTATGGCAGTTCTAATTACCACGGTAATAAGTGTGCTGGTAGCATCAGCTTATTCCACAAAAAATGTAAAACACAAAGGTTGGATGAATGGCTGTTTTGTAGGCTTACTTTATGTTACTATATTGTACGTGGCAAGTAGCATAGTTGATAAGAATTTCATGTTGAATTTTTCAGGTATACTTACATTTTTTATCGGGGCAATTGTTGGTTGTTTAGGAGGCATTTTGGGAATTAATATGAGATAG
- the yajC gene encoding preprotein translocase subunit YajC, with protein sequence MTDQAMAALIQFVIPLVFLFGLMYFMMIRPQKKKEKKTKEMLDSLQVGWAVVTIGGICGKIVNIKDDEITIESSIEKTKILVKRWSVKDVIKPIEG encoded by the coding sequence ATGACAGATCAAGCAATGGCAGCACTTATTCAATTTGTAATACCTTTAGTATTTCTTTTTGGATTAATGTATTTTATGATGATACGTCCACAAAAGAAAAAGGAAAAGAAAACAAAGGAAATGTTGGATTCGTTACAGGTTGGATGGGCTGTAGTTACTATTGGAGGCATTTGTGGCAAAATAGTTAACATTAAAGACGATGAAATAACAATTGAATCCAGTATTGAGAAGACAAAGATACTTGTTAAGCGTTGGTCAGTTAAAGACGTTATTAAGCCAATTGAAGGCTAA
- the tgt gene encoding tRNA guanosine(34) transglycosylase Tgt, which yields MAAVTYELIKTCKQTGARLGRVHTPHGSFETPIFMPVGTLATVKGMSPEELKEIDAEIILSNTYHCYLRPGQDIVKEAGGLHGFMNWDRPILTDSGGFQVFSLSDLRKITEEGVTFRSHLDGSKHIFTPESVMGIENDLGADIIMAFDECAPYPAEYNYVKKSMERTTRWAKRCKDAHKNTEKQSLFGIIQGGMYKDLRIESAHQLKDLDFPGYAIGGLSVGEPAEIMYEVLDYTVPLMPADKPRYLMGVGSPDYLIEGSIRGLDMFDCVLPTRIGRNGTVMTSNGRIIIRDAKYARDFSRLDPECDCYVCRNYSRAYIRHLIKCGELLGLRLTTWHNLYFLINLMKQVRQAIMNDSLGSFRDEFYYKYGYKNKSNNE from the coding sequence ATGGCAGCAGTAACTTATGAATTGATAAAAACATGTAAGCAGACAGGTGCAAGGCTAGGAAGAGTTCATACTCCTCATGGTTCCTTTGAAACTCCTATTTTCATGCCTGTTGGAACATTGGCTACTGTAAAGGGTATGTCTCCAGAGGAATTAAAGGAAATTGATGCAGAGATTATATTAAGCAACACTTATCATTGCTACTTGAGACCGGGGCAGGATATTGTGAAGGAAGCTGGTGGTCTACATGGCTTTATGAACTGGGACAGACCTATACTTACAGATAGTGGAGGATTTCAGGTGTTTAGCCTGAGTGACCTGAGAAAAATTACTGAGGAAGGTGTTACTTTTAGATCACATCTAGATGGTTCAAAGCATATTTTTACTCCGGAATCAGTTATGGGAATAGAAAATGACTTAGGTGCGGATATTATTATGGCATTTGACGAGTGCGCCCCATATCCTGCCGAATACAACTATGTTAAAAAGTCTATGGAAAGAACAACACGATGGGCAAAACGATGCAAAGATGCTCATAAAAATACTGAAAAGCAGTCTCTGTTTGGTATAATTCAAGGCGGAATGTACAAGGATTTACGTATAGAGAGTGCTCATCAACTAAAAGATTTAGATTTCCCGGGCTATGCAATAGGGGGCCTTAGTGTTGGTGAGCCAGCAGAAATAATGTACGAGGTTTTGGATTACACAGTACCATTAATGCCGGCTGATAAACCACGTTATCTAATGGGAGTAGGTTCTCCAGACTATTTGATAGAAGGTTCCATCAGAGGTTTAGATATGTTTGACTGTGTTTTACCTACAAGAATAGGCAGAAATGGTACGGTAATGACAAGTAATGGCAGGATAATTATTCGTGATGCAAAGTATGCTAGAGATTTTTCTAGGCTTGACCCTGAATGTGATTGCTATGTTTGTCGTAACTATTCAAGAGCATATATTAGGCATTTAATAAAGTGTGGAGAATTGTTGGGCTTGAGACTTACAACCTGGCACAATTTATATTTCTTAATTAACTTGATGAAACAAGTAAGACAGGCTATAATGAATGATAGTTTGGGAAGTTTTAGAGATGAATTTTACTATAAATATGGTTACAAAAACAAATCAAACAATGAATAA
- the queA gene encoding tRNA preQ1(34) S-adenosylmethionine ribosyltransferase-isomerase QueA, whose translation MDLKEFDYYLPEELIAQHPMEKRDMSRLMVLDKASGQIEHRIFKDIVDYFREGDCLVLNNTRVIPARLLGEKEGSGGKIEFVLLKCIKENDWEVILRPGRKAKPGARFVFGNGELKAEILEVLEEGNRLVRFEYEGVFQEVLDRVGIMPLPPYITERLENPERYQTVYAKYNGSAAAPTAGLHFTEELLNTLQNKGVKIAFVMLHVGLGTFRPVKVEDITQHKMHSEYYSISQETCDIINAAKKAGNRVTAVGTTSSRVLETVGANGELHACEGWTDIFIYPGYKFKIVDRLITNFHLPESTLIMLVSALAGRENILKAYAEAVNEKYRFFSFGDAMFIK comes from the coding sequence GTGGATTTGAAGGAGTTTGATTATTATTTGCCTGAGGAGCTGATTGCTCAGCATCCAATGGAAAAGAGAGATATGTCCCGTTTAATGGTACTGGATAAAGCATCGGGACAGATAGAGCATAGAATATTTAAGGATATTGTTGATTACTTTAGAGAAGGTGACTGCCTTGTCTTAAATAATACTAGAGTTATACCAGCTAGATTGCTTGGAGAAAAAGAAGGAAGCGGCGGTAAAATAGAGTTTGTACTTTTAAAATGTATAAAAGAAAATGACTGGGAAGTTATACTAAGGCCGGGAAGAAAGGCAAAACCTGGAGCAAGATTTGTATTCGGCAATGGGGAATTGAAGGCTGAAATACTTGAGGTACTTGAAGAAGGTAATAGATTGGTTAGGTTTGAATATGAAGGTGTATTTCAAGAGGTACTAGATAGGGTAGGTATAATGCCATTGCCTCCATATATAACTGAAAGGCTTGAAAATCCTGAGAGATATCAAACTGTATATGCAAAATATAATGGTTCAGCGGCTGCGCCAACAGCAGGTCTGCATTTCACAGAAGAACTTTTGAATACTCTTCAAAATAAAGGAGTAAAAATAGCATTTGTAATGCTGCATGTTGGCTTAGGTACCTTTAGACCTGTAAAGGTTGAGGATATTACGCAGCACAAAATGCACTCTGAATACTATTCAATTAGTCAGGAGACCTGTGACATTATAAATGCTGCAAAGAAAGCTGGTAATAGAGTGACAGCAGTTGGGACAACCAGTTCAAGAGTTTTAGAGACTGTAGGAGCAAATGGAGAACTGCATGCCTGTGAAGGCTGGACTGATATTTTTATTTATCCTGGTTATAAGTTTAAAATTGTGGATAGACTAATCACTAACTTTCATTTGCCGGAATCTACGCTAATAATGCTGGTTAGTGCCTTAGCTGGAAGAGAGAATATTTTGAAGGCATACGCTGAAGCTGTAAATGAAAAATACAGATTTTTTAGCTTTGGAGATGCAATGTTTATTAAGTAA
- a CDS encoding aspartate kinase, with protein sequence MKVAKFGGTSLANAEQIKKVCDIVLSDSDRKIVVVSAPGKREKTDTKVTDLLIACAEKHLATKDAKAELEAVVKRFKDIADDLKLGNEIIDEIKTDLENRLKLDTSHKEVFMDAMKAAGEDNSAKLVAAYLNSIGKKAQYVSPKDAGLLLSSEFGNAQVLPESFDNLKMLKDIDGIIIFPGFFGYTVEGNVATFPRGGSDITGSIIAAALKVDLYENFTDVDAVYAAHPGLVNNPVAISEITYREMRELSYAGFSVLHEDTLVPVFKAGVPVNIKNTNNPTAPGTKIVLSRDYTPSTHVVGIASDDSFCCIYVSKIMMNREIGFGRKLLQIFEDEGISYEHTPSGVDNISVIFKQNQLKNKDVEQRILYRIKNELNCDDVSIDYGLALILVVGEGMKNTVGTASRATTALANASISLEMINQGSSEVTMMFGVRQSEAHKAVISLYNEFFLKN encoded by the coding sequence ATGAAGGTTGCAAAGTTTGGAGGAACTTCATTAGCTAATGCAGAACAAATCAAAAAAGTATGTGATATTGTTCTCTCAGACAGTGATAGAAAAATAGTTGTTGTATCTGCACCAGGTAAAAGGGAAAAAACAGATACCAAAGTAACGGATTTATTAATTGCGTGTGCTGAAAAGCATTTAGCAACAAAGGATGCTAAAGCAGAACTTGAGGCTGTTGTTAAGAGATTTAAAGACATAGCTGATGATTTGAAGCTTGGCAATGAAATAATAGATGAAATTAAGACTGACTTAGAAAACAGATTAAAGTTAGATACAAGCCATAAAGAAGTGTTTATGGACGCTATGAAGGCTGCTGGAGAAGACAATAGTGCTAAACTAGTAGCTGCATATTTAAATAGCATAGGCAAAAAAGCTCAATATGTTAGTCCTAAAGATGCAGGTTTACTTTTAAGCAGTGAATTTGGAAATGCACAGGTACTACCTGAATCCTTTGATAATCTTAAAATGTTAAAAGACATTGATGGAATTATTATTTTCCCAGGCTTTTTTGGTTATACTGTTGAAGGCAATGTTGCAACCTTCCCTCGTGGTGGTTCTGACATAACAGGATCAATAATTGCCGCAGCGTTAAAAGTTGATTTATATGAAAATTTCACTGATGTTGATGCTGTTTATGCTGCTCATCCAGGCTTGGTAAACAATCCTGTTGCAATATCAGAAATAACTTACAGAGAAATGAGAGAATTATCCTACGCAGGTTTTTCCGTTTTACATGAGGATACGCTGGTTCCTGTTTTCAAAGCTGGTGTACCTGTTAATATTAAAAACACAAATAATCCTACAGCACCTGGAACAAAAATAGTGCTTTCAAGAGATTATACTCCAAGTACCCACGTTGTTGGTATTGCAAGCGATGATAGTTTCTGCTGCATATATGTAAGTAAAATCATGATGAATAGAGAAATAGGGTTTGGCAGAAAACTCCTCCAAATTTTTGAGGACGAAGGCATCTCCTATGAGCATACTCCATCGGGTGTTGATAATATCTCTGTAATATTTAAGCAAAATCAATTAAAGAATAAAGATGTAGAACAAAGAATTTTATACAGAATAAAAAATGAATTAAATTGTGATGATGTATCTATAGATTATGGCTTAGCACTGATACTAGTTGTTGGTGAAGGCATGAAAAACACAGTTGGAACTGCTTCAAGAGCAACTACAGCTTTGGCTAATGCTTCAATCAGTCTAGAAATGATAAATCAAGGTTCTTCCGAGGTTACAATGATGTTTGGTGTAAGACAAAGTGAGGCTCATAAAGCTGTTATTTCATTGTACAATGAGTTTTTTTTAAAGAATTAA
- a CDS encoding SpoIID/LytB domain-containing protein: protein MKKIYQIKKICLFFSATFIFITFFYFYSLNTFAAANPMIKIGLYFKTTAQSQIDISSNKGVAFFGFDSASNKEYIVYNSTSDEVITLRKDGFFTVSGSNYTAVGEGASPTLPQSGPYHIQVEKDYGTYNDAFAIVQNYAKKGITAYPVYTDSGWNVWTGFYINKTDAEKDIANVKAKLGDISYTVIEKSDTRIYGVNGAGEVKFMFASAKCLLRGKSLSDQNQNPINIGKTTSYRGQVEFFRKADSDMTIINVLPMEEYIYGVVPNEMQASSHVEALKAQAIAARTYSYKTINKHSAYGFNLCSTTDCHVYKGYSSESPITNKAVDDTKDMVVTYNGSLAETLYFSSSGGRTESAVNVWGTDFPYLRSVEDKYESGYSYKYNWSVTYTVEELSEKLKSYGLGTVTSMEITKCSEAGRPIEIVIKGTLKPEGVVITKDKCRTFLGLDSQWYTINGNSGSSNTANTSFFIKNKNTTKLINQIKVKTASGETKLLSSGKVTVVGANGIKNNLGTGSEVGPKISPTSYTFVGKGWGHAVGMSQEGAKGYANAGYTYDQILAHYYTGTKIELKK from the coding sequence ATGAAGAAGATTTACCAAATTAAGAAGATTTGTTTGTTTTTTAGTGCAACATTTATATTTATAACGTTTTTTTATTTTTATAGTTTAAATACTTTTGCAGCAGCAAATCCTATGATAAAAATAGGTTTGTATTTTAAAACAACAGCTCAAAGCCAAATAGATATTAGCAGCAATAAAGGAGTTGCTTTTTTTGGGTTTGACTCAGCGAGCAATAAAGAATATATAGTATATAATTCAACCTCAGATGAAGTTATTACTCTTAGAAAAGATGGTTTTTTTACTGTCAGCGGTTCAAATTATACAGCGGTTGGAGAGGGTGCTAGTCCTACACTTCCTCAAAGTGGTCCCTACCATATTCAAGTTGAAAAAGATTATGGTACATACAATGACGCATTTGCTATAGTTCAGAACTATGCAAAAAAAGGTATTACTGCATATCCAGTGTATACTGATTCTGGATGGAATGTTTGGACAGGTTTTTACATTAATAAAACTGATGCTGAAAAAGATATAGCCAATGTCAAAGCAAAACTTGGTGACATCTCATATACAGTTATTGAAAAAAGTGATACAAGAATTTATGGTGTAAACGGTGCTGGAGAAGTTAAATTTATGTTTGCTTCTGCTAAATGTTTATTAAGAGGGAAATCCCTATCTGATCAAAATCAAAATCCGATAAACATTGGTAAAACTACTTCTTATAGAGGGCAAGTTGAGTTTTTTAGAAAAGCAGATAGTGACATGACCATAATTAATGTTTTGCCTATGGAAGAATACATATATGGTGTTGTTCCAAATGAAATGCAAGCATCATCTCATGTTGAGGCGTTAAAAGCGCAAGCAATAGCAGCAAGAACCTATTCATATAAAACTATAAATAAGCATTCAGCTTACGGCTTCAATCTTTGTTCAACTACAGACTGCCATGTTTATAAGGGATATTCTTCTGAAAGCCCTATTACTAATAAGGCAGTTGATGACACAAAGGATATGGTGGTAACCTATAATGGTTCATTAGCCGAAACCTTGTATTTCTCGTCAAGTGGTGGCAGAACAGAATCTGCTGTAAATGTGTGGGGAACAGATTTCCCTTATTTGAGAAGTGTAGAAGATAAATATGAATCAGGTTACTCATATAAATATAACTGGAGTGTAACATACACTGTTGAAGAGTTAAGTGAGAAATTAAAAAGCTATGGCCTTGGAACAGTAACTAGTATGGAAATAACTAAATGCTCAGAGGCAGGTAGACCTATTGAAATTGTTATTAAGGGTACCTTAAAGCCAGAAGGGGTAGTTATTACTAAGGATAAATGCAGAACCTTCTTAGGCTTGGATAGCCAATGGTATACAATTAATGGTAATAGCGGCAGCAGTAATACAGCCAATACCAGTTTTTTTATAAAGAATAAAAATACTACAAAGCTAATAAATCAAATAAAAGTAAAAACAGCATCTGGCGAAACAAAACTATTATCTTCAGGCAAAGTAACTGTGGTTGGAGCTAATGGCATTAAGAATAATTTGGGAACAGGCTCTGAAGTAGGCCCTAAAATAAGTCCAACATCATATACTTTTGTAGGAAAGGGATGGGGACATGCGGTAGGAATGAGCCAAGAGGGTGCAAAAGGTTATGCAAACGCTGGATATACCTATGATCAGATTTTAGCACATTATTATACAGGTACAAAGATTGAATTGAAGAAGTAA